A genomic window from Candidatus Bathyarchaeota archaeon includes:
- a CDS encoding type II toxin-antitoxin system VapC family toxin gives MEKMVITQVVIDTDILIDLLRNVKITVNFLSEIERKGVLLSTTIINAFELFHGAYKSKKREENLLAIRKLIDRLIIVRMGLKSAETAGRIYADLEAKGQPIGLRDAILGAITLSKGYALATRNVEHLKKIPGLTLIPAP, from the coding sequence TTGGAAAAAATGGTCATTACCCAAGTTGTAATTGATACGGACATTTTAATCGACCTCCTGAGAAATGTAAAAATAACAGTCAACTTCCTCAGCGAAATAGAAAGAAAAGGAGTCCTATTATCAACCACTATCATCAACGCTTTCGAGTTATTCCACGGCGCCTACAAGTCTAAAAAACGCGAGGAAAACCTGTTAGCTATAAGAAAACTGATAGATCGACTAATCATTGTAAGAATGGGCTTAAAATCAGCTGAAACAGCGGGACGCATCTACGCGGACCTCGAAGCAAAGGGACAGCCCATAGGGCTCAGAGACGCAATCCTCGGAGCCATAACCCTTTCAAAAGGATACGCATTAGCGACAAGAAACGTAGAGCACCTCAAGAAAATCCCAGGCTTAACCCTCATACCCGCCCCCTAG
- a CDS encoding nuclear transport factor 2 family protein → MSVKEMMAAIFGVHENIAKKDVEKMLPFFAEDATLIFPGVKLDGHEGVRRWVKWLDAQFPKVAFRGVTLTIEGRRAVHEFVLDGTTPEGLTASFDCVAVYEFRNGKITQFRCYFDVLTIAKQIAKGFFAKRAVKSMIDQYEKGLREIK, encoded by the coding sequence TTGTCTGTAAAGGAAATGATGGCAGCTATTTTCGGTGTTCATGAGAACATTGCAAAAAAGGATGTTGAAAAGATGCTTCCGTTTTTCGCCGAAGATGCGACGTTAATTTTTCCAGGGGTTAAACTGGATGGGCATGAAGGGGTAAGGCGATGGGTGAAGTGGTTGGATGCTCAGTTCCCGAAAGTGGCGTTCAGGGGAGTTACGCTTACAATTGAGGGAAGAAGGGCGGTCCACGAGTTTGTTTTAGATGGAACAACACCAGAGGGCTTAACTGCGAGCTTTGACTGCGTTGCCGTTTACGAGTTTAGGAATGGAAAAATCACGCAGTTCAGGTGTTACTTTGATGTTTTAACGATTGCCAAACAGATAGCAAAGGGGTTCTTCGCGAAGAGAGCTGTAAAGTCCATGATAGATCAATATGAAAAGGGACTGCGTGAAATAAAGTAG
- a CDS encoding DNA-directed RNA polymerase, with protein sequence MGYERRGYGGPRTMHKAICSDCGKECEVPFKPTEGRPVYCRECYQKHRKY encoded by the coding sequence ATGGGTTACGAGAGACGCGGATACGGCGGCCCAAGAACAATGCACAAAGCAATTTGTTCCGACTGTGGTAAAGAATGTGAAGTTCCATTCAAACCCACGGAAGGCCGACCGGTCTACTGTAGAGAATGTTACCAAAAACACAGGAAGTATTAA
- a CDS encoding rod shape-determining protein, which yields MPIMGLDVGTAYCKAYGDTGRVVFPSMVLMRRKTVWNCIKRRPLTLVGEAAERALAEKGRLLRPVREGRVVHEDTYQTVVLEALYRLGLPPEQTRAVVGTLCRPTEEEMGKLEKMLKEKVKLGDVQVYPASLGALLTMGFDSGVVVDIGEGTTGYLAVEDREVVDFATTAIAADSVLDALHDLVLTELEADLKKEEIRMLITGSKKTISRYTATLGVKTVTSEKIKEMAQREAIFFAEELAEWMRTYLASAPTAALENPILTGGGSLIYREALTSLIPEVSFKVPEDVIYANAEGLFKLAKETFAAPTSLPQ from the coding sequence ATGCCAATAATGGGTCTGGATGTTGGAACAGCATATTGTAAGGCGTACGGTGATACTGGACGAGTGGTTTTCCCAAGCATGGTTCTGATGCGTCGTAAGACTGTTTGGAATTGTATTAAGCGAAGGCCTTTGACACTAGTGGGCGAAGCAGCTGAAAGAGCCTTAGCTGAAAAAGGAAGATTATTACGTCCGGTTCGTGAAGGCAGAGTTGTTCATGAGGATACTTACCAGACTGTAGTGCTTGAGGCCCTTTATCGATTGGGGTTACCACCCGAGCAGACGCGAGCTGTTGTCGGGACTTTATGCCGCCCAACCGAAGAGGAAATGGGAAAGCTGGAAAAAATGTTGAAGGAAAAGGTTAAGCTAGGTGATGTGCAGGTATACCCCGCATCACTAGGCGCCCTCTTAACAATGGGCTTCGATTCTGGAGTTGTCGTAGATATCGGAGAGGGAACAACAGGCTACTTGGCAGTTGAAGATCGAGAGGTCGTAGACTTTGCCACCACAGCGATTGCAGCAGATAGCGTTCTTGACGCCCTACATGACCTAGTGCTCACAGAATTAGAGGCAGATTTAAAAAAAGAAGAAATTAGGATGCTAATAACCGGGTCGAAAAAAACTATCAGCAGATACACCGCTACACTCGGAGTTAAAACAGTAACCAGCGAGAAAATCAAAGAAATGGCTCAACGAGAGGCTATATTCTTCGCAGAGGAACTCGCTGAATGGATGAGGACATACCTAGCAAGCGCCCCTACAGCCGCGTTGGAAAATCCAATCCTTACCGGAGGCGGATCACTGATCTATCGTGAAGCATTAACCAGTCTAATACCTGAAGTCAGCTTCAAAGTGCCCGAGGACGTCATTTACGCAAACGCCGAAGGACTATTTAAACTCGCGAAGGAAACTTTCGCCGCCCCGACCTCTCTACCACAATAG
- a CDS encoding DUF4013 domain-containing protein: MNLDENFSDSAGYAKKMFTYLGRLLILIVLNFIPIVNFIVEGYMWRVVHSTPSSKDPPQLEHYGEMWVNGLKIVVVSLIYMIIPIIIILFGTWELIVRTMIHGLQLRFLTITGIIAIFIGIVLAFLLSIILAMGIVHMIKHNNFGKAFAFREILSIIKKIGWGKYMAWLAIVFIVMMVVHAISRIPGVGWLISIVITPVFYVFVSRSAALIYCDGAPELSAPTMPLTPRPLVPKPPEFIYCPICGEKLQEGANYCPKCGYKL, from the coding sequence ATGAATTTAGACGAAAATTTTAGTGATTCGGCTGGATATGCTAAAAAGATGTTTACCTATCTAGGTAGACTGTTGATACTGATTGTGCTTAATTTCATACCCATTGTAAATTTCATTGTTGAAGGGTATATGTGGAGAGTTGTTCACAGCACTCCAAGTTCTAAAGATCCTCCACAATTAGAGCATTATGGTGAAATGTGGGTTAACGGGCTTAAAATTGTCGTAGTTTCACTCATTTACATGATTATTCCAATAATAATTATTCTATTCGGGACTTGGGAGTTAATAGTACGTACTATGATTCATGGCTTGCAACTGAGATTTTTAACTATAACTGGAATTATTGCAATTTTCATAGGTATAGTCTTAGCATTTCTCTTGAGCATAATTCTAGCCATGGGAATCGTACACATGATCAAGCATAACAATTTTGGCAAGGCATTTGCCTTCAGGGAAATTTTGTCTATCATTAAAAAGATTGGGTGGGGCAAATACATGGCTTGGTTAGCGATTGTCTTTATAGTTATGATGGTTGTTCATGCTATTAGTAGAATTCCAGGAGTTGGATGGCTAATCTCAATCGTGATAACTCCGGTTTTCTATGTTTTTGTTTCAAGATCCGCTGCATTGATCTATTGTGACGGAGCCCCTGAACTCTCTGCACCAACAATGCCGCTGACCCCACGTCCTCTGGTTCCAAAGCCCCCGGAGTTTATTTATTGTCCAATTTGTGGTGAAAAACTGCAAGAAGGGGCAAATTACTGCCCGAAATGCGGGTATAAATTATAA
- a CDS encoding DUF3786 domain-containing protein — MKINRSFSLLDRLAPLLQTLGAGEEAIWNDLAHLDPTDVCKRSLANYNAETNCYTLKILNEDYLIWPSKRLIEKAYCAETNPPKIKLPFRIMTVAYLVNAKEIEPSGILVKPTQFKSGDVFFVGPHAMPVEPIKQKFGHNPEAFLKAGLSLGGRKVPYGDAAFELKVLPRIPLTYILWVGNEEFPPNASILFDATAEHHMLPDALWAMAITATDRLLSLQM, encoded by the coding sequence ATGAAAATTAACAGGAGTTTCTCCTTGCTTGACCGTCTAGCTCCACTCCTCCAAACACTTGGCGCCGGGGAAGAGGCTATTTGGAACGATTTAGCGCACCTTGATCCAACAGATGTTTGCAAAAGAAGTCTGGCAAATTATAACGCTGAAACTAACTGTTACACCTTAAAAATTCTTAATGAAGACTACTTAATTTGGCCAAGTAAGCGATTAATTGAAAAAGCCTATTGTGCAGAAACAAACCCTCCGAAAATTAAACTTCCTTTCCGCATCATGACTGTTGCATATCTTGTAAATGCTAAGGAAATCGAACCTAGTGGCATACTGGTTAAGCCTACTCAATTCAAGAGTGGGGATGTATTTTTCGTTGGGCCCCATGCCATGCCAGTTGAACCGATTAAGCAAAAATTCGGCCATAACCCTGAAGCTTTTTTGAAGGCTGGGCTTTCACTTGGAGGAAGGAAGGTCCCTTACGGGGATGCAGCTTTTGAGCTGAAGGTGCTTCCACGAATTCCGCTAACCTATATACTTTGGGTTGGTAACGAGGAATTTCCTCCAAACGCGTCCATCCTCTTTGATGCGACAGCAGAACACCATATGCTCCCAGATGCCCTTTGGGCTATGGCTATAACCGCTACCGATAGGTTGCTATCTTTACAAATGTAA
- a CDS encoding ECF transporter S component gives MGREPRVIGIFKRSKSQRIARLSIFSTLCVIGSFIHPPSPIQTIAFDSAPGFFAALYFGSYDGALICGIGHLITSLINGFPLGWLHIPIALGMAVAGGAMGVVNRVNSKWGFIPATLVGIAINTALFPLAAPLFGWVAALTLVAPFLLLAATLNGIIAALGYVGMRGKFWIK, from the coding sequence ATGGGACGGGAGCCTCGGGTTATCGGCATTTTTAAAAGATCTAAATCCCAACGTATTGCGCGGCTTTCAATATTTTCTACTTTATGTGTTATCGGCTCATTTATTCATCCGCCGAGTCCAATTCAGACTATTGCGTTTGACTCTGCACCAGGTTTCTTTGCGGCGCTGTACTTCGGGTCATATGACGGGGCTCTCATATGTGGAATTGGGCACCTAATTACCTCATTAATCAATGGCTTTCCGCTAGGATGGCTTCACATTCCTATCGCTTTAGGAATGGCTGTAGCTGGTGGAGCTATGGGGGTTGTTAATAGGGTTAACAGTAAATGGGGATTTATTCCAGCGACGCTTGTTGGCATAGCAATTAACACAGCACTTTTTCCTCTTGCGGCTCCACTATTTGGCTGGGTTGCAGCTCTCACGCTTGTCGCGCCATTTCTTTTACTAGCGGCAACTTTGAACGGCATCATTGCGGCGCTGGGCTACGTTGGAATGAGAGGAAAATTTTGGATTAAGTAG
- a CDS encoding NTP transferase domain-containing protein, whose product MGITALVMAGGKGTRMKLKTEKPLVNLGNKPIIGYVLQAVKDAKKIDRIIVAVSKHTPRTKSMVKELSVEVLETPGEDYVSDTRYAIKKLGLGTVLVISADLPFVTSEIINNVIMAYEHCGKPALAVMVPRKISRKLGFKINHAFAGKNVLIPSGINVIDGKKIDEAELEQEILVIEKEELAVNVNTIHDLEIAERLLTQMKQGRVITCK is encoded by the coding sequence ATGGGTATAACTGCTTTAGTAATGGCTGGCGGCAAGGGTACGCGAATGAAACTCAAAACCGAAAAGCCACTGGTCAACCTTGGGAACAAGCCAATCATTGGATACGTCTTACAAGCGGTAAAGGATGCTAAGAAAATAGATCGGATAATAGTTGCAGTGAGTAAGCATACACCCCGCACCAAAAGCATGGTTAAAGAATTGTCAGTTGAGGTCTTAGAAACACCTGGAGAAGATTACGTATCAGACACGCGATATGCAATTAAAAAGCTTGGACTAGGAACAGTGTTAGTAATCTCAGCTGATCTCCCATTTGTTACAAGTGAAATCATCAATAACGTTATTATGGCGTACGAGCACTGCGGTAAGCCGGCCTTAGCCGTAATGGTTCCTAGGAAAATTTCCAGAAAGCTTGGTTTTAAAATTAATCATGCCTTTGCAGGAAAGAACGTGCTTATTCCCTCTGGCATAAATGTAATCGATGGGAAAAAAATTGACGAGGCTGAGTTGGAACAAGAAATACTCGTAATTGAAAAGGAAGAGCTTGCTGTAAATGTTAATACAATCCATGATTTGGAGATCGCTGAGCGTTTGCTCACTCAAATGAAACAGGGTCGGGTCATTACTTGTAAGTAG
- the cobS gene encoding adenosylcobinamide-GDP ribazoletransferase, which yields MSKLKGIKNVIGFLTTIPVGMSEDGIAEAANHMHLFPLVGVFIGFLAGIFAWFLFHVLPSLVVGMLTLGFLLLITGVNHTDGLLDFGDGVMFRGTSEAKIQVMRDQHTGAGGLTLGLTVLLTTALCIGELTIKTILQALIVSEMLAKFSMVVEAWAGKSAQKGLNTYFVNAMHDPRGNLRLIIALIISFGIAALLLGLTGLVAALASILAALLIVLISSRHFKGITGDVLGASNELTRMFSLIIILVMIQWV from the coding sequence TTGAGCAAGTTAAAGGGAATAAAAAATGTAATCGGATTTCTTACAACGATTCCAGTGGGGATGAGTGAAGATGGAATTGCTGAAGCTGCAAATCATATGCACCTTTTTCCATTAGTTGGGGTTTTCATAGGTTTTCTGGCAGGCATATTCGCCTGGTTTCTTTTTCATGTTTTGCCAAGCTTGGTAGTGGGTATGCTAACTCTTGGTTTTCTACTTTTGATAACAGGTGTCAACCATACAGATGGATTGCTAGATTTTGGAGATGGGGTCATGTTTCGTGGTACTTCGGAAGCAAAAATCCAGGTTATGCGCGACCAACACACTGGCGCTGGTGGGTTAACTCTAGGTTTAACCGTCTTGTTAACAACCGCTTTATGTATCGGCGAATTAACTATCAAAACTATCCTCCAAGCTTTAATCGTATCCGAGATGTTAGCTAAATTTTCAATGGTTGTTGAGGCTTGGGCTGGAAAATCTGCTCAAAAGGGATTAAATACATATTTCGTTAACGCCATGCACGATCCACGGGGCAACCTGCGCCTAATTATTGCCTTAATTATATCGTTCGGGATAGCGGCACTTCTATTGGGATTAACTGGACTTGTCGCGGCTCTAGCTAGCATTTTGGCCGCCTTATTAATTGTATTGATTTCGAGTAGACACTTTAAAGGTATAACCGGAGATGTTTTAGGAGCTTCAAATGAGCTTACCCGAATGTTTTCTCTAATTATCATTTTGGTGATGATCCAATGGGTATAA
- a CDS encoding alpha-ribazole phosphatase CobZ — translation MFKPQLLEYLEKQGITLQAMIDTALELFVPHPGVETKEKAINYLVGEFNDALSDVNISCLVIACFRLEEDAKAGLVPGLSKDRFAGRPGLVADELLGICIANYIAGARGIFEFIRFDQTKPGILKKLGPIVNDAIGGLIAGCSSKMYTQATRQSER, via the coding sequence ATGTTTAAACCTCAATTACTTGAATACCTTGAAAAACAAGGAATAACGCTACAAGCTATGATTGATACCGCATTGGAACTATTTGTCCCGCATCCCGGGGTGGAAACCAAGGAGAAAGCGATTAACTACTTAGTGGGAGAGTTTAATGATGCTTTATCGGATGTTAATATCTCCTGCCTGGTAATCGCATGTTTTCGCCTAGAAGAAGATGCAAAAGCTGGTTTAGTTCCTGGTTTATCAAAGGATAGGTTCGCTGGGCGTCCGGGTCTAGTGGCTGACGAACTTTTAGGCATATGTATTGCCAACTATATTGCTGGGGCGAGAGGAATTTTCGAGTTTATTCGTTTTGACCAAACCAAACCTGGAATTCTAAAGAAATTGGGACCAATCGTGAACGATGCCATCGGCGGTTTAATTGCGGGTTGCTCATCAAAAATGTATACCCAAGCTACAAGGCAAAGCGAGAGATGA
- a CDS encoding diphthine--ammonia ligase: MKVAVFWSGGKDSALAYYRAITEGHDIAFIVTFIFSDWPFICHPMPIIQLQSEALGNAHLIVKVEEPYRENYRTVLSRLKKDAGIEGIVTGDIWIEDHKRWNESVCEGLGVKVIMPLWGLDRHQILNEVILSGFKCAITCVKEPWFDEGWLGRELDLNCIRDLKVLNTRHGIDPCGENGEYHTMVVDGPVFNRKITISSFSKEKRDKVLFMKINQCSLTRKDNL, encoded by the coding sequence ATGAAGGTAGCAGTTTTCTGGAGCGGGGGGAAAGATTCTGCCTTAGCCTACTATAGAGCGATAACTGAAGGACATGATATCGCATTTATTGTTACCTTTATCTTCAGCGATTGGCCTTTTATTTGTCACCCGATGCCGATAATTCAGCTTCAATCGGAGGCTTTAGGAAACGCGCACCTTATAGTTAAGGTTGAGGAGCCATATCGAGAAAATTATAGAACGGTTCTCTCTCGTTTAAAGAAGGATGCGGGAATCGAAGGTATAGTGACTGGTGATATCTGGATTGAAGACCATAAGCGTTGGAATGAAAGTGTTTGCGAAGGATTGGGGGTTAAAGTGATTATGCCATTATGGGGTTTAGATCGCCATCAAATTCTAAACGAGGTGATTTTAAGCGGATTTAAATGCGCAATCACTTGCGTGAAGGAACCTTGGTTTGACGAGGGTTGGTTAGGTCGCGAGTTAGACCTTAATTGTATAAGGGATCTAAAAGTCCTGAACACGCGGCACGGGATAGATCCTTGCGGAGAAAACGGGGAGTATCACACCATGGTTGTCGATGGCCCGGTCTTCAACAGGAAAATTACGATTTCAAGTTTTAGTAAAGAAAAAAGGGATAAGGTATTATTTATGAAGATTAATCAATGCTCATTAACGCGCAAGGATAACTTGTAA
- a CDS encoding archease, with the protein MAQRKLFEFLEHVSDAYIAAYGRTLEEAFENAAVAMFNVMTDTEAILPKNQEQIEVLGEDEYALLYNWLERLLIKFETENSLYSKFKVKSIEQVPRGYRLTAIIWGEPYNPERHPSKTGIKAVTYHQMEIIKQPGYVVVKVLFDI; encoded by the coding sequence GTGGCGCAGAGGAAGCTCTTCGAATTCCTGGAACACGTTAGTGATGCTTATATTGCTGCTTATGGAAGAACTCTCGAAGAAGCATTTGAGAACGCCGCCGTAGCCATGTTCAATGTGATGACTGATACTGAAGCAATTTTGCCTAAAAATCAGGAACAAATTGAAGTTCTCGGAGAAGATGAATATGCCCTTCTTTACAACTGGTTAGAAAGGCTCCTTATAAAATTCGAAACCGAGAATTCATTATACTCGAAATTTAAAGTAAAGTCGATTGAACAAGTACCGCGGGGTTACCGCTTGACCGCGATAATCTGGGGTGAACCATATAATCCTGAGAGACATCCCTCTAAAACCGGAATAAAAGCCGTTACCTATCATCAAATGGAAATAATTAAACAACCTGGCTATGTGGTTGTGAAAGTTCTTTTCGATATTTAA
- a CDS encoding alpha/beta fold hydrolase: MTFEKPVCFLKNNQKLFGILHLPKQRGKFPAIVFCHGFMGHKLGARHGGRLFVKAGRTLAQEGFAVLRFDFRGSGDSDGEFEDMTTSGEINDLKAALKFLETLNQIDKKRIGVVGLSLGGTVAICTAAEDRRIGAVASWSGVAFLEDVFRVKIIGEENYHRLMKNGFYDIIRDGQPVGYRVSKEFFIDLKNHNPIEAVAKISPRPVLIVHGTKDVVVPPENAEALYRSAGNPKELRWIEGADHVFMERDKTAEVIAVTTKWFKEVFF, from the coding sequence ATGACCTTTGAAAAACCTGTTTGTTTTTTAAAAAATAATCAAAAGCTATTTGGAATACTCCATCTGCCGAAACAGAGGGGAAAGTTTCCTGCAATAGTGTTTTGCCACGGTTTTATGGGCCATAAACTTGGTGCAAGACACGGCGGAAGGCTATTTGTTAAAGCTGGAAGGACATTAGCGCAGGAAGGATTCGCAGTTTTAAGGTTTGATTTTAGAGGCTCAGGTGACAGCGACGGTGAGTTCGAAGATATGACCACCTCCGGGGAAATTAATGACTTAAAAGCAGCGTTGAAATTTCTTGAAACACTCAATCAGATCGACAAGAAGAGGATTGGTGTTGTAGGGCTGAGTTTAGGTGGGACTGTGGCTATTTGTACAGCTGCAGAAGACCGTCGTATTGGGGCTGTTGCTTCTTGGAGTGGGGTTGCATTTCTTGAAGATGTTTTCCGTGTAAAAATTATTGGTGAAGAAAATTATCATAGGCTGATGAAAAATGGTTTTTACGACATCATTAGAGACGGGCAGCCAGTAGGATATAGGGTTAGTAAAGAATTTTTCATCGATCTCAAGAATCATAATCCAATAGAAGCTGTCGCTAAGATATCGCCCCGACCGGTCTTGATTGTTCATGGAACAAAGGATGTGGTTGTCCCCCCTGAAAATGCTGAAGCCCTCTATAGGAGCGCGGGAAATCCAAAAGAGCTTAGATGGATTGAAGGCGCAGACCACGTATTTATGGAACGGGACAAAACCGCTGAGGTAATAGCTGTGACTACAAAATGGTTTAAAGAAGTTTTCTTTTGA
- a CDS encoding pyruvate carboxyltransferase — MSERTPWKTEKWWVSHFNYLDEIRREFTPPEKVIVHDITLRDGEQQPALVFRKEEKLRIARKLDETGIHRIEAGMPTVSAEDKEAVKAIAHDGLSAKVFSFARCMKKDVDEALACDVDGVVMEVPASEHIIPNAYGWPIEKAIELSVESTTYAGEHGLYVTFFTIDQTRADLAWCLKLLERVATEGHMDSLAVVDTFGVCGPQAIAYLVKKIKESIKKPVEIHCHNDFGLGTANTISAVLAGAEVIHTTVNAIGERSGNAAIEEVALALLTMYGIDLGIKYDKLLELSELVQQLSGVAMPPNKPVVGANAFKIESGIIAAWWARVSDLGIPLEILPFRWDLIGQRKPQLLLGKKSGKDSVTFKARELGLSIPDELVDKILLEIKTAAIAKKAPLADEEFRTIVDRIKTTKE; from the coding sequence ATGAGTGAACGAACCCCTTGGAAAACTGAAAAATGGTGGGTTAGTCACTTCAATTATCTCGATGAAATTCGGAGAGAGTTTACCCCTCCTGAGAAAGTGATTGTTCACGACATTACACTTAGAGATGGGGAACAGCAGCCTGCGCTTGTTTTTCGCAAGGAAGAGAAACTTAGAATCGCACGGAAACTTGACGAAACCGGGATCCATCGAATTGAGGCGGGAATGCCTACGGTATCGGCTGAGGATAAGGAGGCTGTCAAAGCGATAGCTCATGATGGATTAAGTGCGAAAGTCTTCAGTTTTGCACGATGTATGAAAAAAGATGTCGATGAAGCATTGGCCTGCGATGTCGATGGTGTAGTTATGGAAGTTCCTGCTAGTGAGCATATTATTCCCAACGCTTATGGTTGGCCTATAGAAAAGGCGATTGAATTGTCAGTTGAGTCAACGACGTATGCTGGAGAACATGGGTTGTATGTCACCTTCTTTACGATCGATCAAACGAGGGCAGATCTTGCATGGTGTCTCAAACTTTTGGAGAGGGTTGCTACTGAGGGACACATGGATTCTCTTGCCGTAGTAGACACATTCGGCGTTTGCGGTCCTCAAGCAATAGCATACTTAGTTAAGAAAATTAAGGAAAGCATAAAAAAACCTGTAGAGATACACTGCCACAACGATTTTGGATTGGGGACAGCGAACACTATTAGCGCTGTGTTGGCTGGCGCCGAAGTTATTCATACAACAGTAAATGCAATTGGTGAGCGAAGTGGCAATGCAGCGATAGAGGAAGTTGCATTGGCATTGCTTACTATGTATGGGATTGATCTCGGCATCAAGTACGATAAACTTTTGGAGTTATCCGAATTAGTTCAGCAGCTGTCTGGAGTCGCTATGCCTCCAAATAAACCTGTTGTCGGGGCAAATGCGTTTAAAATCGAGTCAGGTATTATTGCAGCTTGGTGGGCGAGAGTCAGTGATCTGGGAATACCACTTGAAATACTTCCTTTCAGATGGGATCTCATTGGTCAAAGAAAGCCGCAATTGCTCCTAGGGAAAAAGAGTGGAAAAGACTCTGTGACATTTAAGGCTAGGGAATTAGGATTATCTATCCCAGATGAATTAGTTGATAAGATTCTGCTCGAAATAAAAACTGCAGCCATAGCGAAGAAGGCGCCGCTGGCGGATGAAGAGTTTAGGACAATAGTAGACCGAATTAAAACAACTAAAGAATAA
- the rpsJ gene encoding 30S ribosomal protein S10, with translation MVNKARIRLTSTDPKKLDEICNELKSIAERTGVKMAGPIPLPTKRLMVPVRKSPCGEGTHTWDKYQLRIHKRLIDISAEERVMRRIMRIKVPDEVFIEISLQ, from the coding sequence ATGGTTAACAAAGCCCGAATTCGCCTCACCAGTACGGATCCAAAAAAACTCGATGAAATATGTAATGAGCTTAAGAGTATCGCTGAGCGGACTGGCGTTAAAATGGCCGGTCCAATTCCGTTGCCTACTAAACGCTTAATGGTTCCGGTTCGCAAGTCTCCCTGTGGAGAAGGGACTCACACATGGGACAAATATCAACTCCGCATTCACAAGCGACTTATCGATATTTCAGCAGAGGAGAGAGTTATGCGCCGAATCATGCGGATTAAAGTGCCAGATGAAGTATTTATAGAAATTTCCCTTCAATAA